From a single Anabas testudineus chromosome 5, fAnaTes1.2, whole genome shotgun sequence genomic region:
- the atf7b gene encoding cyclic AMP-dependent transcription factor ATF-7b isoform X2 yields MEVSECQQRPGSTVQSREGGLKRLFIRRNICEMGDDRPFVCTAPGCGQRFTNEDHLSVHKHKHEMTLKFGPARTDSVIIADQTPTPTRFLKNCEEVGLFNELASSFEQEFCKAQEDERTKHPAALLQTPSELKNEDEGPLEVDSTPPGSPDSSSSMSDDSRDSREILTKPSSAPTPTIVRPGSLPLHMSNDPLHPTLPSPTSVITQAPPSNRQLGSPTSSYPLMRHLPNGQTVPLLPSPVQLTSVISVARAVNTVPNIPGIPGPPVGGASSGSSSPSGYSLHSETKMRLKAALTHQSPGAQDGAGGSIPAVPQRQEYSQQPTQNSDAPSPAQPQVSPAQPTGGRRRRASEMDPDERRQRFLERNRAAASRCRQKRKLWVNSLEKKAEDLANMNVSLTNEVTLLRNEVAQLKQLLLAHKDCPVTVMQKKAAFLAAGGEETSRETSAEPISSPAAVIQHGPSPPASASSPVATINGLSVRAAEAVAMSVLAGMGSGQPGGVVMATQSQSAPR; encoded by the exons AGATTTACTAATGAAGACCACCTGTCAGTCCATAAACACAAGCatgaaatgacattaaaattTGGTCCTGCCAGAACGGACTCTGTTATCATTGCAG ACCAGACTCCTACACCCACACGCTTTTTAAAGAACTGTGAGGAGGTTGGGCTATTCAATGAGCTGGCCAGCTCCTTCGAGCAGGAGTTTTGCAAAGCACAGGAGGATGAGCGGACAAAACACCCG GCTGCACTATTACAGACACcatctgaattaaaaaatgaagatgAGGGCCCTTTGGAAGTTGATTCCACTCCACCTGGAAGTCCTGATTCTTCCTCCAGTATGTCAGACGACAGCAGAGACTCAAGG GAGATTCTCACAAAGCCCAGCTCTGCCCCTACTCCAACGATTGTGCGTCCAGGTTCTCTTCCACTTCACATGAGCAATGACCCACTACACCCAACTCTGCCATCTCCGACATCCGTCATCACACAAGCTCCACCCTCCAACAGGCAGCTAGG CTCCCCAACGAGTTCGTATCCATTGATGAGGCACCTCCCTAATGGGCAGACTGTCCCTCTTCTGCCCAGTCCTGTGCAGTTGACCTCAGTTATTTCT GTTGCGAGGGCAGTGAACACAGTGCCTAACATCCCTGGGATTCCAGGACCTCCAGTTGGGGGAGCAAGCAGTGGTTCATCCTCCCCCTCTGGATATAGTCTGCACTCTGAGACCAAGATG cggCTTAAGGCAGCTCTAACTCATCAGAGCCCGGGAGCACAAGATGGGGCTGGTGGTTCAATCCCAGCTGTCCCCCAGCGACAGGAGTACAGCCAGCAGCCCACCCAAAACTCTGATGCACCATCACCTGCTCAGCCCCAG GTGTCCCCTGCTCAGCCAACAGGGGGCCGGCGACGGCGAGCTTCAGAGATGGATCCGGACGAGAGGAGGCAGCGTTTTTTGGAAAGAAACCGGGCAGCTGCCTCCCGCTGCAGGCAGAAAAGAAAGCTGTGGGTTAACTCTTTGGAGAAGAAAGCAGAGGATCTCGCTAACATGAATGTCTCCCTAACA AATGAAGTAACCCTCTTGAGGAATGAGGTGGCCCAGCTGAAGCAGCTCCTTCTAGCCCACAAAGACTGTCCTGTCACCGTTATGCAGAAGAAGGCTGCTTTTTTAG ctgcaggaggagaggaaaccTCCAGGGAAACTTCAGCTGAACCCATCAGCTCCCCAGCGGCAGTTATCCAACATGGACCATCACCGCCTGCCTCCGCCTCCAGCCCAGTGGCCACCATCAATGGGCTGAGTGTCCGTGCTGCGGAAGCTGTGGCTATGTCGGTCTTGGCCGGGATGGGTTCTGGCCAACCCGGGGGGGTTGTTATGGCGACGCAGTCACAGTCAGCCCCAAGATGA
- the atf7b gene encoding cyclic AMP-dependent transcription factor ATF-7b isoform X1 gives MEVSECQQRPGSTVQSREGGLKRLFIRRNICEMGDDRPFVCTAPGCGQRFTNEDHLSVHKHKHEMTLKFGPARTDSVIIADQTPTPTRFLKNCEEVGLFNELASSFEQEFCKAQEDERTKHPAALLQTPSELKNEDEGPLEVDSTPPGSPDSSSSMSDDSRDSREILTKPSSAPTPTIVRPGSLPLHMSNDPLHPTLPSPTSVITQAPPSNRQLGSSPTSSYPLMRHLPNGQTVPLLPSPVQLTSVISVARAVNTVPNIPGIPGPPVGGASSGSSSPSGYSLHSETKMRLKAALTHQSPGAQDGAGGSIPAVPQRQEYSQQPTQNSDAPSPAQPQVSPAQPTGGRRRRASEMDPDERRQRFLERNRAAASRCRQKRKLWVNSLEKKAEDLANMNVSLTNEVTLLRNEVAQLKQLLLAHKDCPVTVMQKKAAFLAAGGEETSRETSAEPISSPAAVIQHGPSPPASASSPVATINGLSVRAAEAVAMSVLAGMGSGQPGGVVMATQSQSAPR, from the exons AGATTTACTAATGAAGACCACCTGTCAGTCCATAAACACAAGCatgaaatgacattaaaattTGGTCCTGCCAGAACGGACTCTGTTATCATTGCAG ACCAGACTCCTACACCCACACGCTTTTTAAAGAACTGTGAGGAGGTTGGGCTATTCAATGAGCTGGCCAGCTCCTTCGAGCAGGAGTTTTGCAAAGCACAGGAGGATGAGCGGACAAAACACCCG GCTGCACTATTACAGACACcatctgaattaaaaaatgaagatgAGGGCCCTTTGGAAGTTGATTCCACTCCACCTGGAAGTCCTGATTCTTCCTCCAGTATGTCAGACGACAGCAGAGACTCAAGG GAGATTCTCACAAAGCCCAGCTCTGCCCCTACTCCAACGATTGTGCGTCCAGGTTCTCTTCCACTTCACATGAGCAATGACCCACTACACCCAACTCTGCCATCTCCGACATCCGTCATCACACAAGCTCCACCCTCCAACAGGCAGCTAGG CAGCTCCCCAACGAGTTCGTATCCATTGATGAGGCACCTCCCTAATGGGCAGACTGTCCCTCTTCTGCCCAGTCCTGTGCAGTTGACCTCAGTTATTTCT GTTGCGAGGGCAGTGAACACAGTGCCTAACATCCCTGGGATTCCAGGACCTCCAGTTGGGGGAGCAAGCAGTGGTTCATCCTCCCCCTCTGGATATAGTCTGCACTCTGAGACCAAGATG cggCTTAAGGCAGCTCTAACTCATCAGAGCCCGGGAGCACAAGATGGGGCTGGTGGTTCAATCCCAGCTGTCCCCCAGCGACAGGAGTACAGCCAGCAGCCCACCCAAAACTCTGATGCACCATCACCTGCTCAGCCCCAG GTGTCCCCTGCTCAGCCAACAGGGGGCCGGCGACGGCGAGCTTCAGAGATGGATCCGGACGAGAGGAGGCAGCGTTTTTTGGAAAGAAACCGGGCAGCTGCCTCCCGCTGCAGGCAGAAAAGAAAGCTGTGGGTTAACTCTTTGGAGAAGAAAGCAGAGGATCTCGCTAACATGAATGTCTCCCTAACA AATGAAGTAACCCTCTTGAGGAATGAGGTGGCCCAGCTGAAGCAGCTCCTTCTAGCCCACAAAGACTGTCCTGTCACCGTTATGCAGAAGAAGGCTGCTTTTTTAG ctgcaggaggagaggaaaccTCCAGGGAAACTTCAGCTGAACCCATCAGCTCCCCAGCGGCAGTTATCCAACATGGACCATCACCGCCTGCCTCCGCCTCCAGCCCAGTGGCCACCATCAATGGGCTGAGTGTCCGTGCTGCGGAAGCTGTGGCTATGTCGGTCTTGGCCGGGATGGGTTCTGGCCAACCCGGGGGGGTTGTTATGGCGACGCAGTCACAGTCAGCCCCAAGATGA